In Cytobacillus oceanisediminis, the following proteins share a genomic window:
- a CDS encoding TerD family protein has translation MGIQLSKGQRIDLTKTNPGLTKAIIGLGWDTNRYSGGHDFDLDASAFLADETSKCVNDHDFIFYNNLQHPSGAVIHTGDNRTGEGDGDDEQLVVDFTKIPSHVHRIGITVTIHDAELRQQNFGQVSNAFVRLVDESNNQELLRFDLGEDFSIETAVVFCELYRHGNDWKFNAIGSGFSGGLAALCRNYGLQV, from the coding sequence TTGGGTATTCAATTATCAAAAGGTCAAAGAATCGACTTGACTAAAACAAATCCTGGCCTGACTAAAGCCATTATCGGGCTGGGCTGGGACACGAACAGATATAGCGGCGGACATGATTTCGACCTTGACGCATCAGCATTTCTTGCAGATGAAACTAGTAAATGTGTAAATGATCATGATTTTATTTTCTATAATAATCTGCAGCATCCAAGCGGAGCAGTTATACATACAGGAGACAACCGTACAGGTGAAGGAGACGGCGACGATGAGCAGCTTGTTGTCGACTTTACCAAAATACCTTCACATGTTCATCGTATTGGCATAACTGTTACTATTCATGATGCAGAATTAAGGCAGCAAAATTTCGGCCAGGTTTCCAATGCATTCGTAAGATTAGTGGATGAATCCAATAATCAGGAGCTGCTGCGTTTTGATCTTGGAGAAGATTTTTCAATTGAAACAGCAGTGGTTTTCTGTGAATTATACCGCCATGGGAATGACTGGAAGTTCAATGCCATTGGCAGCGGCTTCTCAGGCGGTTTGGCAGCCCTTTGCCGCAACTATGGACTGCAGGTTTAA
- a CDS encoding TerD family protein → MGISLSKGQKIDLTKTNPGLSNVIVGLGWDTNKYDGGLDFDLDASVFLLDANGKCASDKDFIFYNQLEGGNGSVLHTGDNRTGEGDGDDEQVKVNLSAVPASIEKISFVITIHDGEGRGQNFGQVSNAFARIINEETNEELIRYDLGEDFSIETAIVVGELYRHNGEWKFSAVGSGYQGGLARIATDFGLQVG, encoded by the coding sequence TTGGGTATTTCTTTATCGAAAGGGCAAAAAATTGATTTAACAAAAACTAATCCTGGGTTATCTAATGTAATAGTAGGACTCGGCTGGGATACGAATAAATATGATGGAGGATTGGATTTCGACCTCGATGCCAGTGTATTTTTATTAGATGCAAACGGCAAATGTGCATCTGATAAAGATTTTATTTTCTACAACCAGCTTGAAGGCGGCAATGGCTCAGTTCTGCATACAGGAGATAACAGAACAGGTGAGGGAGATGGCGATGATGAGCAGGTCAAAGTTAACCTTAGTGCTGTTCCTGCCTCCATTGAGAAGATTTCTTTTGTCATTACGATCCATGATGGCGAAGGGCGCGGTCAAAACTTTGGCCAGGTTTCAAATGCATTTGCAAGAATCATTAATGAAGAAACAAATGAAGAATTAATCCGTTATGATCTAGGAGAAGATTTCTCCATTGAAACTGCCATTGTTGTAGGCGAATTATACCGTCATAATGGCGAATGGAAATTCTCTGCAGTGGGTTCAGGCTATCAGGGAGGACTTGCCCGTATTGCGACTGACTTCGGTTTGCAGGTAGGTTAA
- a CDS encoding 3'-5' exonuclease: MTELKQLIFFDFEMLCSKNGMLFEDMEAIRLGAVKVELETGKVTGFDRFIRPQQDSPLSSFCKELTGISDSDLKTADDFSEVFKDFLFWVGGVKKARFYSWSTSDILRLKADALRHNLPQATIDKITKRYVDFQAVFTKRASRTAASVEKALSFYDLSFIGEPHHPMYDAYNTLRIYQSFEEQNVKNDLIMLQQFIFQEDELPPIERLSQELKNIFQKDLIEFYSHLNDAFRMKDAWKLIKKTKKLVEKYENILLSRTGIFDEELISNVEELITFYQELQTAYKEHCSYTSKIMILHEQMVEPLQKICG, translated from the coding sequence ATGACCGAGCTAAAACAGCTAATTTTCTTTGATTTTGAAATGCTATGCAGCAAAAATGGTATGCTTTTTGAAGATATGGAGGCCATTCGCCTTGGTGCTGTAAAAGTTGAACTTGAAACAGGTAAGGTTACTGGATTTGACAGGTTCATTCGTCCACAGCAGGACTCACCATTAAGCTCATTCTGCAAAGAATTGACGGGGATATCCGACTCTGATCTAAAAACAGCGGATGACTTTTCAGAGGTATTTAAAGATTTTCTCTTTTGGGTCGGCGGAGTTAAAAAAGCAAGATTCTATTCCTGGTCGACCAGTGACATCTTAAGATTGAAAGCTGATGCACTCAGGCATAATCTTCCCCAAGCTACGATTGATAAAATTACCAAAAGATATGTCGACTTTCAGGCTGTTTTTACAAAAAGAGCTTCCCGGACTGCAGCTTCCGTGGAAAAAGCATTGTCTTTCTATGACCTTTCTTTTATCGGCGAACCGCATCATCCCATGTATGACGCCTATAATACTTTACGGATATATCAATCATTTGAAGAACAGAATGTAAAGAATGATTTAATTATGCTGCAGCAGTTTATATTTCAGGAAGATGAACTCCCTCCTATTGAAAGGCTCAGCCAGGAACTTAAGAATATTTTCCAAAAAGACTTGATAGAATTCTACTCCCATTTAAATGATGCTTTTCGTATGAAAGATGCTTGGAAATTGATAAAGAAAACTAAAAAGCTTGTTGAAAAATATGAGAATATCCTTCTCAGCCGTACAGGCATTTTTGATGAAGAATTGATTTCCAACGTTGAGGAATTAATCACTTTTTATCAGGAACTTCAAACAGCTTATAAAGAGCATTGTTCATACACGTCAAAAATTATGATTCTGCATGAACAAATGGTTGAACCGCTGCAGAAAATATGCGGATAA
- a CDS encoding aldo/keto reductase, which yields MDRVQMAEDLSFSRIVHGLWRLADWKFSDEELITLIERCFELGITTFDHADIYGSYTCESLFGRALEKKPELREKMEIVTKCGIVLQSTNRPEHKSHHYNTGKNHIIASVEKSLQNLKTDYIDTLLIHRPDPFMDPEEVSEAFSALKAAGKVRHFGVSNFKSHQFTMLQSYLDMDLITNQIELSAYHLENYEDGTLNLCMEKRIAPMAWSPLAGGKIFSGTEEKPARLKAALHKVAEEIGASDLDEVLFAWLLNHPARIMPIVGSGKIERIERAAGSLTYKLNRDQWFEILQSSMGHDVP from the coding sequence TTGGATAGAGTGCAGATGGCAGAGGATCTGTCGTTTTCAAGAATCGTACATGGTCTATGGAGACTGGCTGACTGGAAATTTTCAGATGAAGAATTAATCACCTTAATAGAAAGGTGTTTTGAGCTGGGAATAACGACATTTGATCATGCCGATATATATGGCAGCTATACATGTGAAAGTCTGTTTGGAAGGGCTCTTGAGAAAAAGCCGGAACTCCGCGAAAAAATGGAAATTGTAACGAAATGCGGGATTGTACTCCAGTCAACAAACCGCCCTGAGCATAAATCCCATCATTATAATACCGGAAAAAACCATATTATTGCTTCGGTTGAGAAGTCTTTGCAAAATCTGAAAACAGATTACATAGATACCTTGCTCATTCATCGTCCTGATCCTTTTATGGATCCTGAAGAAGTTTCTGAGGCATTTTCAGCTTTAAAGGCTGCCGGCAAGGTAAGGCATTTTGGAGTATCCAATTTTAAAAGCCATCAGTTTACGATGCTTCAGTCATACCTTGATATGGATCTGATTACAAATCAAATTGAACTTTCTGCCTATCATCTGGAGAACTATGAGGATGGCACATTAAATCTGTGCATGGAAAAAAGAATCGCCCCGATGGCCTGGTCCCCTTTGGCCGGCGGCAAAATTTTTAGCGGTACTGAAGAAAAACCTGCACGCCTTAAAGCTGCATTACATAAAGTCGCAGAGGAAATCGGGGCAAGTGATCTTGATGAAGTTTTATTTGCCTGGCTCTTAAATCATCCTGCCCGAATCATGCCAATTGTCGGGTCCGGCAAGATTGAAAGAATTGAACGTGCAGCCGGTTCATTAACTTACAAACTTAACAGGGACCAGTGGTTTGAGATTCTTCAAAGTTCAATGGGGCATGATGTGCCTTAA
- a CDS encoding 3D domain-containing protein, with amino-acid sequence MKKSILSFVAAAAITGTAGANVQAEEVTVKKGDTLWDFSQTYNTPVDMIKEWNGLSSHIIHPDDVLNVYLEKKYIVSKGDTLWDIAREHNVTAEAIKEWNNLSSDLILPDNELILYPNAKAVNAAVAAVKAPAKSEKPAETVSAPVQKSEQPAAKQTQPVEKSQPAPEAKQAAESNQEPEPAKPAAEAKPAPEPAKPEAESKPAAEAEAEAPAESANKETAQNVLSMEATAYTADCEGCSGITATGINLKENPDQKVISVDPNVIPLGTKVHVEGYGNAVAGDTGGAIKGNKIDIFMPSQEDAINFGRKTVKVTILD; translated from the coding sequence ATGAAAAAATCAATTTTATCTTTTGTAGCTGCTGCGGCAATTACCGGAACAGCAGGTGCTAATGTACAAGCAGAAGAAGTGACAGTAAAAAAAGGCGATACTCTTTGGGATTTTTCCCAAACATATAATACACCAGTTGACATGATAAAAGAATGGAATGGGTTGTCTTCACATATCATCCATCCAGATGATGTACTTAATGTATATCTGGAAAAGAAATACATAGTATCAAAAGGCGATACTCTTTGGGATATAGCAAGAGAACATAACGTCACAGCAGAGGCAATCAAAGAATGGAACAACTTAAGCTCTGATTTAATTCTGCCGGACAATGAATTAATCCTTTATCCGAATGCTAAAGCTGTTAATGCTGCAGTTGCTGCAGTTAAGGCTCCAGCAAAATCAGAAAAACCTGCAGAGACAGTTTCAGCTCCTGTGCAAAAGTCTGAACAGCCTGCAGCAAAACAAACGCAGCCAGTTGAAAAATCTCAGCCGGCTCCAGAAGCAAAGCAAGCAGCAGAGTCAAATCAAGAACCAGAGCCAGCAAAACCTGCTGCGGAAGCAAAGCCTGCACCTGAGCCTGCCAAGCCTGAAGCGGAATCCAAGCCTGCTGCCGAGGCTGAAGCAGAAGCACCCGCGGAATCTGCAAATAAAGAAACAGCTCAAAATGTGCTTAGTATGGAAGCAACAGCCTATACAGCCGATTGTGAAGGATGCTCAGGAATCACTGCTACAGGAATCAATTTAAAAGAGAATCCGGATCAAAAAGTAATTTCTGTGGATCCTAATGTGATACCACTGGGAACTAAAGTCCATGTTGAAGGTTATGGTAATGCTGTCGCAGGTGATACTGGCGGAGCCATTAAAGGCAACAAGATCGATATCTTCATGCCTTCTCAGGAAGACGCAATCAATTTCGGCAGAAAAACAGTTAAAGTTACGATTCTAGATTAA
- a CDS encoding PAS domain S-box protein translates to MTEIIVSFNPILIFVAVILTIMASYTALDLFTLIKSSDRNQKFLFLGGTFSLGIGIWIMNFIGMVAININASGSYNIPLTLLSMVFGISFTGMAFNTVIDRQLKTVNLFAGSFFLTMAVLSIHVTGMFAVGMNVQFGPIIFLISALIIFVSFLFSLWMLFYSKSLSYSRPIWIKPLSALIFTGAIVEGYFLLIRSSTFYSNGEISRGGGSPETFLIYLVFFAGILILSGLIASSTLISKRLEASDTHLHDIQAALDESSIVAITDPKGIITYVNDKFVEISKYEEHELLGKNHNILNSGFHPPEFFQNLWKTIGSGEIWKGEIRNKAKDGSFYWVETTIVPFLNKKNKPYQYVSIRTDISALKSAEASLKNSLKEVNDIKFALDQSSIIAFTDEKGTITNVNEKFCEISQYSREELIGQNHSILNSGLHSKEFFKNLWKTIGQGEVWKGEIRNKAKDGSYYWVHTTIVPFLNTNGKPYQYLAIRNDITERKKTEEVLHRQDKLAAVGQLAAGVAHEIRNPLTTMKGYTEFLQLDETDGERQEYLSIILDEIDRVNNIVEDFMVLAKPKAAELEERDIIPIIKNVVSFLEFEARKRDVKIGFEYEQDIIQIECDENRLKQVFLNFIKNGIEAMPDGGDITVRARIINNQVQIAIQDTGVGIPHDKLKNIGEPFFTTKKNGNGLGLMVSFKIIESHNGKVFIESELNKGTTFNIVLPAKSA, encoded by the coding sequence ATGACTGAGATAATTGTATCTTTTAATCCAATATTAATATTTGTAGCTGTTATACTGACCATTATGGCTTCCTATACAGCATTAGATTTATTTACATTGATTAAATCATCTGATAGAAACCAGAAGTTTCTGTTCTTAGGCGGAACTTTTTCACTTGGGATCGGGATATGGATTATGAACTTTATTGGCATGGTGGCCATCAACATAAATGCTTCAGGAAGTTATAATATACCGCTAACCTTATTGTCCATGGTTTTTGGCATTTCATTTACCGGTATGGCTTTTAATACAGTAATCGACCGGCAGCTGAAAACAGTCAATCTATTTGCGGGAAGCTTCTTTTTAACAATGGCAGTCCTATCTATCCATGTAACAGGAATGTTTGCTGTGGGGATGAATGTGCAGTTTGGCCCTATCATATTTCTTATTTCCGCACTGATCATTTTTGTTTCTTTTTTATTTTCACTATGGATGCTCTTTTATTCGAAGAGTCTTTCGTACTCCAGACCTATCTGGATTAAGCCCTTAAGTGCACTCATTTTCACCGGAGCCATTGTGGAGGGTTATTTTCTGCTGATCCGATCGTCAACATTCTATTCAAATGGGGAAATTAGCAGGGGAGGAGGCTCGCCGGAAACTTTTCTGATTTATCTTGTATTTTTTGCAGGGATTCTTATCCTGAGCGGACTCATTGCTTCAAGCACTTTAATTAGCAAGCGGCTGGAAGCAAGCGACACCCATTTACATGATATTCAGGCTGCGCTTGATGAATCATCTATAGTGGCTATTACAGATCCAAAGGGCATTATCACTTATGTGAATGATAAATTTGTTGAGATATCTAAATATGAAGAACATGAACTGCTTGGCAAAAATCACAATATCTTAAATTCGGGTTTTCATCCGCCGGAATTTTTTCAAAATTTATGGAAAACAATTGGATCAGGGGAAATATGGAAGGGTGAAATCCGCAATAAAGCAAAAGACGGAAGCTTTTATTGGGTTGAAACTACTATTGTCCCTTTTCTCAATAAAAAGAATAAACCCTATCAGTATGTTTCCATCCGGACAGATATATCGGCATTGAAATCTGCTGAAGCCAGCCTTAAAAATTCTCTGAAAGAGGTAAACGATATTAAATTTGCGCTTGATCAGTCATCCATTATTGCCTTTACAGATGAAAAAGGAACAATAACCAATGTAAATGAGAAGTTTTGTGAAATCTCCCAGTACAGCAGGGAAGAACTGATAGGACAGAATCACTCCATCTTAAATTCAGGACTTCATTCAAAAGAATTCTTTAAGAACCTATGGAAAACAATTGGCCAGGGTGAAGTGTGGAAAGGGGAAATACGCAATAAAGCAAAAGACGGATCTTATTACTGGGTTCATACTACGATTGTGCCGTTCCTGAACACAAACGGAAAACCTTATCAATACTTAGCAATAAGAAACGATATAACAGAGAGGAAAAAAACTGAAGAAGTTTTGCATCGGCAGGATAAACTGGCAGCAGTGGGCCAGCTTGCTGCAGGGGTTGCCCATGAAATCCGCAATCCGCTCACAACCATGAAAGGATATACAGAATTCCTGCAGCTGGATGAGACAGATGGAGAGAGGCAGGAGTACTTAAGCATCATTTTAGATGAGATTGACCGGGTAAATAATATAGTAGAAGATTTTATGGTTCTCGCTAAGCCGAAAGCCGCAGAACTGGAAGAAAGAGATATCATACCCATTATTAAAAATGTCGTTTCTTTTTTGGAATTTGAAGCCCGAAAAAGGGACGTAAAAATTGGTTTCGAATATGAACAGGATATCATTCAAATTGAATGTGACGAAAATCGGCTAAAACAAGTCTTCCTTAATTTTATTAAAAATGGAATTGAAGCGATGCCTGATGGAGGGGACATCACCGTTAGAGCTAGAATCATCAATAACCAGGTTCAAATTGCAATACAGGATACAGGTGTAGGAATCCCGCATGATAAACTGAAAAATATCGGAGAACCTTTTTTTACAACCAAAAAAAATGGGAACGGCTTAGGCCTGATGGTCAGTTTTAAAATTATCGAAAGCCATAACGGAAAAGTATTTATCGAGAGTGAATTAAATAAAGGTACAACATTCAATATTGTTCTGCCTGCGAAATCTGCATAG
- the yhfH gene encoding protein YhfH, which translates to MIKSPVEFFRTLPKKVCPECGQTVKEQAESYLMECDRCLSKKME; encoded by the coding sequence ATGATCAAAAGTCCAGTTGAATTTTTTAGAACTCTTCCCAAAAAGGTATGCCCGGAGTGCGGCCAAACAGTCAAGGAACAGGCTGAATCTTATCTAATGGAATGTGATCGCTGTCTTTCAAAAAAAATGGAATAA
- the pepF gene encoding oligoendopeptidase F codes for MVQTAVTRLKRVEVPEERTWKVEDLFALEEDWHKEMRSIDEDLAVFEQFKGKLHEGPQILLGCLSAQEKLSIRLVQAGTYASLRQSEDGTNPDNQANSSIFASLRAKAASALSFIDSELMSLPEGTIEKYIDDESGLEPFRKQLTDLLESKTHRLSPETEEALAALGEVLGAPYNVYQAAKLADMPFSSFKDSKGNELPNSFALYEDRYELSSDTAIRRNAYVSFTDSLENYKNTFASAYSAEVKKQVALSKLRKYSSVTQMLLDSQHVTEEMYNNQLNIIQKELAPHMRRYAQLKRKVLGLDKMLFCDLKAPLDPEFNPETTFEEASKVILEALKVMGPEYTDIMKKGLAERWVDLADNVGKSTGAFCSSPYGSHPFILITWTDTMRGAFVLAHELGHAGHFYLANKYQRIMNTRPSTYFVEAPSTLNELLLGQHLMAGTEDKRMKRWVILQLLGTYYHNFVTHLLEGEYQRRIYTLADQGVPLTAKTLSDQKMETLAEFWGDAVELDDKAALTWMRQPHYYMGLYPYTYSAGLTASTAMAQSIQEEGQPAIERWLGVLKAGGTKKPLDLLMSAGIDMSKPDPIRKAVSYVGTLVDELEKSYE; via the coding sequence ATGGTTCAAACAGCAGTAACCCGTTTAAAGCGTGTTGAGGTACCGGAAGAACGTACATGGAAAGTGGAGGATTTATTTGCTTTGGAGGAAGATTGGCATAAAGAAATGAGAAGTATTGATGAAGATCTTGCTGTTTTTGAGCAGTTCAAGGGAAAGCTCCATGAAGGCCCGCAAATTTTACTGGGCTGCCTTTCCGCTCAGGAAAAGCTCTCCATCCGTTTGGTTCAAGCTGGAACGTATGCTAGCTTGCGTCAGTCGGAGGATGGAACAAATCCAGACAATCAGGCAAATTCATCCATATTTGCATCTTTAAGAGCAAAAGCAGCCTCCGCTCTTTCGTTTATTGACTCTGAATTAATGTCCTTGCCTGAAGGCACGATTGAAAAATACATAGACGATGAAAGCGGCCTTGAGCCTTTCAGAAAACAGCTGACAGATCTTCTTGAATCAAAGACGCATAGGCTTTCTCCAGAGACGGAAGAAGCGCTGGCAGCATTGGGTGAAGTACTTGGAGCTCCGTATAATGTGTATCAGGCTGCAAAACTTGCTGACATGCCATTTTCCTCTTTTAAAGACAGTAAAGGAAACGAATTGCCAAACTCTTTTGCTCTTTATGAAGATCGTTACGAGCTCTCTTCAGATACTGCTATTAGAAGGAATGCCTATGTCTCATTTACAGATTCACTTGAAAACTATAAGAATACATTTGCCTCTGCCTATTCTGCCGAGGTGAAAAAGCAGGTAGCACTTTCAAAGCTGAGAAAATACAGTTCAGTCACACAAATGCTCCTGGATTCCCAGCATGTTACAGAGGAAATGTACAACAATCAGCTGAATATTATCCAAAAAGAGCTTGCCCCCCATATGCGCAGATATGCTCAGTTAAAGAGAAAAGTTCTGGGATTGGATAAGATGCTTTTTTGTGACCTGAAGGCTCCTCTTGATCCGGAGTTCAATCCAGAAACAACATTTGAAGAAGCATCAAAAGTCATATTAGAGGCACTCAAAGTTATGGGACCAGAGTATACAGATATAATGAAGAAAGGCTTGGCTGAACGCTGGGTTGATTTGGCTGACAATGTGGGCAAATCTACAGGTGCATTTTGTTCAAGTCCCTATGGATCGCATCCATTCATCCTGATTACATGGACAGACACCATGCGCGGTGCTTTCGTTCTCGCTCATGAGCTTGGGCATGCGGGTCATTTCTATTTGGCCAATAAATATCAGCGTATTATGAATACCCGCCCTTCAACCTATTTTGTAGAAGCTCCCTCAACACTTAACGAATTGCTGCTTGGACAGCATTTAATGGCAGGCACTGAAGATAAGAGAATGAAGCGCTGGGTAATTCTTCAGCTGCTTGGAACTTATTATCACAACTTTGTCACACACCTTCTTGAGGGAGAATATCAGCGAAGAATCTATACTCTTGCTGATCAAGGGGTTCCGTTAACGGCAAAAACACTTTCAGATCAAAAAATGGAAACACTTGCTGAATTCTGGGGTGATGCGGTTGAACTGGATGATAAGGCGGCTTTAACCTGGATGAGACAGCCTCATTATTACATGGGACTCTATCCATATACTTATTCAGCTGGTTTGACTGCTTCCACTGCTATGGCACAGAGCATTCAAGAGGAAGGCCAGCCTGCCATTGAACGATGGCTTGGTGTTTTAAAAGCTGGTGGAACGAAAAAGCCGCTCGATCTGCTAATGAGCGCAGGCATTGATATGTCCAAGCCAGATCCAATCCGCAAAGCCGTAAGCTATGTGGGAACATTGGTGGATGAATTGGAAAAAAGCTACGAATAA
- a CDS encoding transcriptional regulator SplA domain-containing protein, with amino-acid sequence METIDPKEVKTGDEVYVIYHNPHTPSVANVRPAEIVPHPKNPDAVALFLNESFHLIEEDDALFSSEKDAEQAFQELYGDY; translated from the coding sequence ATGGAAACGATTGATCCGAAAGAAGTAAAGACAGGTGATGAGGTGTATGTAATTTATCATAATCCTCATACTCCCAGTGTAGCAAACGTAAGACCAGCTGAAATTGTTCCACATCCAAAAAACCCTGACGCAGTTGCCCTATTTCTTAATGAGTCATTCCATTTAATAGAAGAAGATGATGCCTTATTTTCTTCAGAAAAGGACGCAGAACAGGCCTTTCAGGAATTATATGGAGATTATTGA
- a CDS encoding cold-inducible protein YdjO-related protein encodes MLDTEVYSCNSCNGWMRKDFASSDLKCPLCGDETTAEMRELPQIL; translated from the coding sequence ATGCTGGACACAGAGGTGTATTCCTGCAATAGCTGCAATGGCTGGATGAGAAAAGATTTTGCCTCTTCAGATTTAAAATGCCCATTATGCGGTGATGAAACAACTGCCGAAATGAGGGAATTGCCTCAAATTCTATAA
- a CDS encoding YqjF family protein: MKEELKITGHRPFPLPDKPWVMEQIWTDVLFAHWPVPAEIMEEHIPSQLTLDTYNGTAWVGIVPFWISKIRVRGLPPLPIMKSMNELNVRTYVEYEGMKGVYFFSLDADNFLAVTGARILYFLPYMNAEMQVSKCEGLINYESRRTHSHSESGQFKADYKPISSPFNSKPGTLDEWLTERYCLWVTKGEKVFRGDIHHTKWQLHEASCTIHQNTLASFLPRKYFKGEPIVHYSPEKHAYFWPLIKVASP, translated from the coding sequence ATGAAGGAAGAATTGAAGATAACAGGACACAGGCCTTTTCCGCTGCCTGATAAACCCTGGGTTATGGAACAAATATGGACTGATGTTTTATTTGCTCATTGGCCAGTACCTGCAGAAATAATGGAAGAACACATCCCTTCACAGTTAACATTAGATACATACAACGGTACAGCATGGGTTGGAATTGTACCTTTCTGGATCAGTAAAATTAGGGTGCGCGGCTTGCCGCCATTGCCAATTATGAAATCAATGAATGAATTGAATGTAAGGACTTATGTGGAATATGAGGGCATGAAAGGCGTATATTTTTTTAGCCTGGATGCAGACAACTTTTTAGCCGTAACAGGGGCCAGAATATTGTATTTCCTTCCATATATGAATGCCGAAATGCAAGTTAGCAAGTGTGAAGGACTAATTAATTATGAAAGCAGGCGAACACACAGCCATTCAGAGAGCGGCCAATTCAAAGCCGATTATAAGCCAATATCAAGCCCCTTCAATTCAAAACCAGGAACACTTGATGAATGGCTGACTGAAAGGTATTGCTTATGGGTAACAAAAGGTGAAAAGGTTTTTCGCGGGGATATCCATCATACAAAATGGCAGCTGCATGAAGCTTCCTGCACGATACATCAAAACACTTTAGCTTCATTTTTGCCCCGCAAGTACTTTAAAGGCGAACCGATAGTACACTACTCTCCGGAAAAACATGCTTATTTCTGGCCTTTAATAAAGGTTGCTTCACCATAA
- a CDS encoding sulfite oxidase codes for MNSQFSAPYLKTLSLSPENQESPIHFLERWKTPQDYFYLRNHFSYPIINPQNLFLSISGNVNKAMEISLSELSRFPSKTILVPLECAGNNRAKFRPKVFGEQWEEGAVSQGKWKGVPLKELLDKAGLLDGSKEAVFAGMDFGERKDLKESFYFARSLPIEKALSEDTIVAYEYNGKPIPYKHGYPFRLIVPQWYAMASVKWLRNIFIIQHEFNGPFQSKAYVYYPYKDSDLDKKPVTAMNVNSTIQQPLNYSIIKEGFHAIKGIAWTGTGTINEVALSIDHGDTWRKASLIYRENEKFSWVKWHLDWEAYKGEHTILVRASDSEGVLQPIKPYWNRKGYGYNAVQKIKIQVE; via the coding sequence ATGAATAGTCAGTTTTCAGCACCTTATCTGAAAACACTAAGTCTGTCTCCTGAAAATCAGGAGTCTCCCATTCATTTTCTGGAGCGTTGGAAAACACCGCAGGATTATTTTTATTTAAGAAACCATTTTTCCTACCCGATAATTAACCCTCAGAATTTATTCTTGTCCATTAGCGGGAACGTGAATAAAGCGATGGAAATATCTTTAAGTGAACTTTCCCGCTTTCCATCCAAAACCATTCTGGTCCCTCTGGAATGCGCTGGCAATAACAGAGCGAAATTTAGACCAAAGGTTTTTGGTGAGCAATGGGAAGAAGGAGCAGTCAGTCAGGGGAAATGGAAGGGAGTGCCTTTAAAGGAACTGCTGGATAAAGCCGGACTATTGGATGGAAGTAAAGAAGCTGTGTTTGCAGGAATGGATTTTGGTGAGCGCAAAGATTTGAAAGAATCCTTTTACTTTGCCAGAAGCCTGCCAATTGAAAAGGCACTCAGTGAAGATACCATTGTAGCTTATGAGTATAACGGCAAGCCCATACCTTATAAGCATGGGTATCCATTCAGGCTGATCGTGCCTCAATGGTATGCAATGGCCTCCGTCAAGTGGCTTAGGAATATTTTTATTATTCAGCATGAATTTAATGGTCCTTTTCAATCAAAAGCTTATGTTTATTATCCTTATAAAGACAGCGATTTGGATAAAAAGCCTGTTACGGCCATGAATGTTAATAGCACAATCCAGCAGCCATTGAATTATTCCATTATTAAAGAAGGATTTCATGCTATAAAAGGAATTGCCTGGACTGGCACTGGAACAATTAATGAGGTGGCATTAAGCATAGATCATGGGGATACTTGGAGAAAGGCCTCGCTTATATACAGGGAAAACGAAAAATTTTCCTGGGTAAAGTGGCATCTTGATTGGGAGGCATATAAGGGTGAGCATACCATTCTTGTGAGGGCCAGCGATTCAGAGGGCGTTTTACAGCCAATAAAGCCTTACTGGAACAGAAAAGGATATGGATATAATGCTGTGCAAAAGATAAAAATTCAAGTGGAATAA
- a CDS encoding YozQ family protein, producing the protein MNKKDKNDGTNIAGRSYETEDYNRNDQLSSGLATTHEQVSDAYMEGQADAVIEDVVGVDISIPRKGYDE; encoded by the coding sequence ATGAACAAAAAAGACAAAAATGATGGCACGAATATTGCAGGCAGATCTTATGAGACTGAAGATTATAACAGGAATGATCAGCTTTCATCAGGCCTGGCGACAACCCATGAACAAGTGAGTGACGCATACATGGAAGGACAGGCGGATGCCGTAATTGAAGACGTTGTCGGGGTGGATATTTCCATTCCGCGCAAAGGGTATGATGAATAA